In one window of Tenacibaculum mesophilum DNA:
- the cysD gene encoding sulfate adenylyltransferase subunit CysD, which yields MNTETIQVGALESEAIYILREVVAQFEKPVLLFSGGKDSITLVRLAQKAFYPAKIPFPLLHIDTGHNFPETIEFRDRLVEELGVELIVREVQDNIDAGKVKEETGKYASRNMLQTETLLDAIEEFGFDACIGGARRDEEKARAKERIFSVRDDFGQWDEKNQRPELFDMLNGRIDLGQNVRVFPISNWTELDVWSYIQQEQIEIPSIYFAHKRATFIRDGLIWSANDEVVYREEEEEVQERMVRFRTVGDMSCTAAVLSDAIDIDTVVDEIRESSISERGARIDDKRSEAAMEKRKQQGYF from the coding sequence ATGAATACAGAAACGATACAAGTAGGAGCTTTAGAAAGTGAAGCCATATATATATTAAGAGAAGTAGTCGCGCAATTTGAAAAACCGGTGTTATTGTTTTCGGGGGGCAAAGATAGCATAACACTGGTGCGACTTGCTCAAAAAGCATTTTATCCAGCAAAAATTCCGTTCCCTTTATTGCATATTGATACTGGGCATAATTTTCCTGAAACGATTGAATTTAGAGATCGTTTGGTAGAAGAATTAGGTGTTGAGTTAATCGTAAGAGAAGTACAAGACAATATTGATGCTGGTAAAGTAAAAGAAGAAACAGGAAAGTACGCTAGCCGAAACATGTTACAAACCGAAACGTTATTAGATGCCATTGAAGAATTTGGTTTTGACGCATGTATCGGTGGAGCGCGTAGAGATGAAGAAAAAGCGAGAGCTAAAGAGCGTATTTTTTCAGTAAGAGATGATTTTGGGCAATGGGATGAAAAGAATCAGCGCCCAGAGTTGTTCGACATGCTAAATGGAAGAATTGATTTAGGTCAAAATGTACGTGTTTTTCCAATTTCTAACTGGACAGAGTTAGATGTTTGGTCGTATATACAACAAGAACAAATTGAAATTCCATCCATCTATTTCGCTCATAAAAGAGCCACTTTTATTAGAGACGGGTTAATCTGGTCTGCAAACGATGAAGTTGTGTATAGAGAAGAGGAAGAAGAAGTACAAGAGCGTATGGTTCGTTTTAGAACAGTAGGAGATATGAGTTGTACGGCAGCGGTTTTATCAGATGCAATAGATATAGATACGGTGGTAGACGAAATTAGAGAATCTTCCATATCAGAAAGAGGAGCAAGGATAGATGATAAACGCTCAGAAGCAGCAATGGAGAAACGTAAACAACAAGGATATTTTTAA
- a CDS encoding 4Fe-4S dicluster domain-containing protein, with translation MAIIITDECINCGACEPECPNTAIYEGASDWKYSEGTSLEGNVTLLDGASVNADEENEPVSDEYYFIVPDKCTECKGFHEEPQCAAVCPVDCCVPDDAHVETEEQLLAKQEFLHNE, from the coding sequence ATGGCAATAATTATTACAGATGAGTGCATCAACTGTGGGGCATGTGAACCAGAATGCCCAAATACAGCCATTTATGAAGGAGCAAGTGACTGGAAATATAGCGAAGGAACTTCATTAGAAGGAAATGTAACCTTATTAGATGGAGCTTCTGTAAATGCAGACGAGGAGAATGAACCAGTATCAGACGAGTACTATTTTATAGTACCCGATAAATGTACTGAGTGTAAAGGATTTCATGAAGAACCGCAATGTGCGGCAGTATGTCCAGTAGATTGTTGTGTGCCAGATGATGCACATGTAGAAACAGAAGAACAATTGTTAGCAAAGCAAGAGTTCTTACATAACGAATAA
- a CDS encoding RrF2 family transcriptional regulator, whose amino-acid sequence MLSKKTKYGIKALTFIAKQEKGTMVQIATISENENISHKFLESILLTLRKSGILGAKKGKGGGYYLLKPASEIKMTDVIRTLEGPIAMVPCVSLNYYEKCDDCPDEEACSVHKLMIQVRDNTLQVLRNNTLADLV is encoded by the coding sequence ATGCTTTCTAAGAAAACAAAATACGGAATTAAGGCGCTTACTTTTATTGCAAAACAAGAAAAGGGCACTATGGTACAAATAGCTACCATTTCAGAAAACGAAAACATTTCACACAAGTTTTTAGAAAGCATATTACTTACCTTACGAAAATCAGGGATTTTAGGAGCAAAAAAAGGAAAGGGTGGAGGCTATTATTTGCTAAAGCCTGCGAGCGAAATTAAAATGACTGATGTTATTAGAACACTAGAAGGACCTATTGCTATGGTACCATGTGTTAGTTTGAATTATTATGAAAAATGTGATGACTGTCCAGATGAAGAAGCATGCTCAGTACACAAATTAATGATTCAAGTAAGAGATAATACGCTACAAGTACTTCGTAATAACACACTTGCAGATTTAGTGTAG
- a CDS encoding O-succinylhomoserine sulfhydrylase: protein MSKNFETQAIRTQTERSQFSEHSTPLYLTSSFVFDDAEDMRASFAEEKEKNLYSRFSNPNTTEFVNKIVAMEGAEAGYAFATGMAAVFSTFGTLLNAGDHIVSCCSVFGSTHSLFTKYLPKWNIETSYFKITEAEKIESLIQPNTKILYAETPTNPAVDILDLELLGSIAKKHNILLVIDNCFATPYLQNPIKFGADLVIHSATKLIDGQGRVLGGVTVGKAELVKEIYLFSRNTGPAMSPFNAWVLSKSLETLSIRVEKHCENALKVAQFLEEHPKVNLVKYPFLKSHPQYEIAIKQMRLGGNIVAFEVKGGIEAGRKFLNSIKLCSLSANLGDTRTIVTHPASTTHSKLNEEDRLEVGITDGLVRCSVGLENVEDVINDLNQALNN from the coding sequence ATGAGCAAAAATTTTGAAACACAAGCCATACGAACGCAAACAGAACGTTCACAATTTTCAGAGCATTCTACACCTTTATACCTAACCTCAAGTTTTGTATTTGATGATGCTGAAGATATGCGAGCATCGTTTGCAGAAGAAAAGGAGAAGAATTTATACAGCAGGTTTTCAAATCCGAATACCACAGAATTTGTCAATAAAATAGTGGCTATGGAAGGTGCCGAAGCAGGATATGCGTTTGCAACCGGTATGGCAGCGGTGTTTTCAACTTTTGGCACCCTGTTAAATGCAGGAGACCATATCGTATCATGTTGTTCAGTATTTGGTTCAACACACAGTTTGTTTACAAAGTATTTACCAAAGTGGAATATAGAAACAAGCTACTTTAAAATAACAGAAGCAGAAAAAATAGAAAGTCTAATACAACCAAATACCAAAATATTATATGCAGAAACACCAACAAACCCAGCAGTAGATATTTTAGATTTAGAACTATTAGGAAGCATTGCAAAAAAACACAACATATTATTAGTAATAGATAACTGCTTCGCAACCCCATACCTACAAAACCCAATAAAATTTGGAGCAGACTTAGTAATTCACTCAGCAACAAAACTCATAGACGGACAAGGACGTGTCTTAGGAGGAGTTACAGTAGGAAAAGCAGAACTAGTAAAAGAAATCTATTTATTCTCAAGAAATACAGGTCCAGCAATGTCACCATTCAACGCTTGGGTATTATCAAAAAGTCTAGAAACACTATCAATAAGAGTAGAAAAACACTGTGAAAACGCGTTAAAAGTAGCACAATTTTTAGAAGAACATCCAAAGGTAAACCTGGTGAAGTACCCATTTTTAAAATCGCATCCACAGTATGAAATAGCAATAAAACAAATGCGATTAGGAGGAAACATTGTAGCCTTTGAAGTTAAAGGAGGCATAGAGGCAGGACGCAAATTTTTGAATAGCATAAAGCTATGCTCTCTATCAGCAAACTTAGGAGACACAAGAACCATTGTAACACACCCAGCATCAACCACGCACAGTAAATTAAATGAAGAAGACCGATTAGAAGTAGGAATTACAGATGGCTTAGTACGATGTTCGGTAGGATTAGAAAACGTAGAAGACGTAATTAACGATTTAAATCAAGCATTAAATAATTAA
- a CDS encoding DUF2061 domain-containing protein: protein MIVEQVVENKANYKEDKLSEKPLRSIIKSISWRVVGTIDTILISWVITGQVKTAFSIGAVELVTKMLLYFFHERVWNSIKWGKK from the coding sequence ATGATTGTAGAACAAGTAGTAGAAAATAAAGCTAATTATAAAGAAGATAAGCTTTCTGAAAAACCACTAAGAAGCATTATAAAGTCAATAAGTTGGAGAGTTGTTGGTACCATAGATACAATATTAATATCATGGGTAATTACAGGACAAGTAAAAACAGCTTTTTCAATTGGAGCTGTAGAATTAGTAACAAAAATGCTATTGTATTTTTTTCACGAAAGAGTTTGGAACAGTATTAAATGGGGCAAAAAATGA
- a CDS encoding sulfate adenylyltransferase subunit 1 produces MNVVKIATAGSVDDGKSTLIGRILYDTKSLTQDKLEAIEEKSKQRGFDYLDFSLATDGLVAEREQGITIDVAHIYFSTPKTSFIIADTPGHIEYTRNMVTGASNSQASIILVDARNGVVEQTYRHFFINNLLRVKDVIVAVNKMDLVDFSEEKFNQIKGEIEYLAKKSDYQNQNITFIPLSALKGDNVVKSSENTPWYKGETLLNYLENLGSEDTQEVSKARFPVQTVIRPKTDEYHDFRGYAGKLYGGDLAVGDSVTVLPSATKSTIKSIQFFDKEYARAKRGSSVNITLEDDVNVSRGDMLVKTGEEPSVVKQLEATICWMDKAPLQASEKYYIKHGVNDVQAKITGLKTIIRTDFSGVEEAPVKLSLNEIGEVSLKVSKPLFVDSYEENKANGAFIIINPKTNNTSGVGFIKY; encoded by the coding sequence ATGAACGTAGTAAAAATAGCAACAGCAGGAAGTGTAGATGATGGAAAGAGCACACTAATAGGGCGAATTTTATACGATACAAAATCATTAACCCAAGATAAATTAGAAGCAATAGAAGAAAAAAGTAAGCAACGTGGATTTGATTACTTAGACTTTTCTTTAGCCACTGACGGATTAGTAGCAGAACGTGAACAAGGGATTACTATTGATGTAGCTCACATATATTTTTCAACACCTAAAACCAGTTTTATCATAGCTGATACTCCAGGTCATATAGAGTATACTAGAAACATGGTAACAGGAGCTTCGAACTCACAAGCTTCTATCATTTTGGTAGATGCCAGAAATGGAGTGGTAGAACAAACCTATCGTCATTTCTTTATCAATAATTTATTGAGAGTAAAAGACGTGATAGTAGCTGTAAACAAAATGGATTTGGTAGACTTTTCAGAAGAAAAATTCAATCAGATTAAAGGAGAAATAGAGTATCTAGCTAAGAAGAGCGACTATCAAAATCAAAATATCACATTCATACCTCTTTCAGCTTTGAAAGGAGATAATGTTGTGAAGTCTTCAGAAAACACCCCTTGGTATAAAGGAGAAACATTACTGAATTACCTTGAAAACTTGGGGTCTGAAGATACGCAAGAAGTATCAAAAGCACGTTTCCCAGTGCAAACAGTTATTCGACCTAAAACGGATGAGTATCATGATTTTAGAGGATATGCTGGGAAATTGTATGGAGGTGATTTAGCAGTAGGAGATAGTGTAACGGTATTACCATCAGCAACAAAATCTACCATAAAAAGCATTCAATTTTTTGATAAAGAATATGCAAGAGCAAAAAGAGGAAGCTCTGTAAACATCACCTTAGAAGATGATGTAAACGTAAGTAGAGGAGATATGTTGGTGAAAACAGGAGAAGAACCTTCTGTGGTAAAACAGTTAGAAGCTACTATTTGTTGGATGGATAAGGCGCCATTACAAGCTTCAGAAAAGTATTACATCAAACACGGAGTAAACGATGTACAAGCAAAGATAACAGGTTTAAAAACAATCATTCGTACTGATTTTTCTGGAGTAGAAGAAGCGCCTGTTAAGTTATCATTAAACGAAATAGGTGAAGTAAGTTTAAAAGTAAGTAAGCCTTTGTTTGTTGATTCATATGAAGAAAATAAGGCAAACGGAGCATTTATCATTATCAACCCTAAAACGAACAATACGTCAGGAGTTGGTTTTATCAAGTACTAA
- a CDS encoding phosphoadenosine phosphosulfate reductase domain-containing protein has protein sequence MNLEAVNAELKNKSPKEIIVWALLQANKAVVTTNFRPYEGAILHAVASVKNSIDVIWCDTGYNTPQTYKHAEELIEKLQLNIQLYVPKQTVAHRNITLGLPTVDDPKHAVFTEQVKLEPFKRAMEEHKPNVWFTNLRKGQTAFRDSIDIVSRSKDGVLKVSPFYHWSDEKLDAYLEEHQLPNEFKYFDPTKVESNRECGLHI, from the coding sequence ATGAATTTAGAAGCAGTAAACGCAGAGTTAAAAAACAAATCTCCAAAAGAGATTATTGTTTGGGCATTACTACAAGCAAATAAAGCCGTAGTAACTACAAACTTTCGTCCCTATGAAGGAGCCATTTTACACGCAGTAGCATCAGTAAAAAACAGTATAGATGTTATTTGGTGTGATACAGGATATAATACTCCACAAACCTATAAACATGCTGAAGAGTTAATTGAAAAATTACAATTAAACATTCAGTTGTATGTACCTAAACAAACGGTAGCACACAGAAATATTACTTTAGGATTACCAACAGTTGATGATCCAAAACATGCGGTATTTACTGAGCAAGTGAAGTTAGAGCCTTTTAAAAGAGCGATGGAAGAGCACAAACCAAATGTGTGGTTTACCAACTTAAGAAAAGGACAAACAGCTTTTAGAGATAGTATTGATATTGTTTCAAGAAGTAAAGATGGAGTATTAAAAGTGAGTCCGTTTTACCATTGGTCAGATGAGAAGTTAGATGCTTATTTAGAAGAGCATCAATTACCTAACGAGTTTAAGTACTTCGATCCCACAAAAGTAGAAAGTAACAGAGAATGTGGTTTACATATTTAA